One window of Botrimarina mediterranea genomic DNA carries:
- a CDS encoding YhaN family protein, which yields MHIEQLRLTAFGPFTGCSVSLRPGLNILYGPNEAGKSSALRAIHSLLFGVPSRTADNFLHSYGQLRVGGVLVRGDDQRLECVRRKGNKATLRDGEDDKQLDESVLDRFLGAVDAEFFRSVFGIDHERLRAGGEEVIRGEGRVGELLFAAGGVSHLREIQQKLETETSQLFRARAQQPSINSAVSRLDQLRAEVREAQVSSEEWGRHDAERTRLLEQAERLGVELADAEATKERLSRISAAWPTLSSWKAKCADLQALEEAVLLPVDAEKRRTEANEQLSLAHSTLRLAQSQLERVNKQLAELQTPEAVLREQERIDQLYRRLGSHEKNAEDRGTLEARRRAARNNARQTVDRLGWSVSLEEVEKSRLADHKKVTIRTLAKQHGEIVQRLSSATKLNAKSGKRLQTLEQELTGASVGSETKGLTQALAEANSLLDVFAGLEARRDTINRLRREADEALARLPLWSGTLDELRRMKTPTEAAVEEFDERRRDITTRLSALQERMQENTESEASLLEKLAALEKGDVVPTEAELLEARAIRDRGVRLAVDTLEGRTPESREIEKFIGEVREGEALSSALGPSVLRADKVVDRLRREADHVAAKAQLVTQRDSLSRQRQNLTSSIEAAEAEQRRYAEEWNSRWASSGLTPLSPPEMRSWLRQHAQLLESASEVTSQSEALDADERRCESIRTDLLKELSAVGTEAKGTGLDGLADLAQHHIESLRSERARREQLAADIERVKVESDEAGEELREAEEFLSAWRVSWAEAMALLQLPADALPEEAESMLSNLDQLFRELDEADGFRGRVYGIDKTAEEFSLAAQELASVIAPDLAGRPVEELVATLNTRVSEARRVDQQVKTLTEQRATQEGLVRDAEASAAKSQAVLDGLLSEAGCTNTQELSKAIERSAQKRALQQQVEELKTQLAPHCGGQTLDEFQEDATTEDPDRLASKMAEVEGLVTRLREQREASLTAAEREASALTRFDGGDAAAEKEALRQSLLTQVEEDVREYVVTTVASNLLRRAIERYQERSQGPVLSLASDRFQQLTCGAFAGLKADYDESGNDILVGVRADGSSPLRVEGMSEGSRDQLYLALRLATLEHWFDHHEPVPFIVDDVLLSFDDARAEATLGALIELSARTQVLFFTHHDHLVSLARKVSDIHSGDSSVHVVTAWNGQS from the coding sequence ATGCACATTGAGCAATTGCGACTCACGGCGTTCGGGCCGTTCACGGGATGCTCCGTGAGTCTACGCCCGGGGCTCAACATTCTTTACGGGCCCAATGAGGCGGGTAAGAGTTCGGCCTTGCGGGCGATCCACTCGCTGCTATTCGGCGTCCCCTCGAGGACGGCGGACAATTTCCTGCACAGCTACGGGCAACTCCGGGTTGGCGGCGTGCTGGTTCGGGGAGATGACCAGCGACTGGAGTGCGTGAGGCGTAAAGGGAATAAGGCGACGCTGCGGGACGGCGAGGACGACAAGCAGCTGGACGAGAGCGTGCTCGACCGATTTCTGGGAGCGGTCGACGCGGAGTTTTTCCGTTCGGTCTTCGGGATCGACCACGAGCGGCTTCGCGCTGGGGGAGAAGAGGTGATTCGCGGGGAAGGACGGGTCGGCGAGTTGTTGTTCGCCGCTGGCGGCGTCTCCCACCTGCGCGAGATCCAGCAGAAGCTCGAAACGGAAACGTCGCAATTGTTCAGGGCTCGGGCCCAACAACCGAGCATCAACAGCGCAGTGTCGCGCTTAGACCAGCTCCGCGCCGAGGTGCGGGAAGCCCAGGTTTCTTCAGAGGAATGGGGACGGCACGACGCTGAGAGAACCAGGCTGTTGGAGCAAGCGGAGCGACTGGGAGTTGAACTAGCCGACGCCGAAGCGACCAAGGAGCGGCTGTCACGAATCAGCGCGGCGTGGCCAACGCTCAGTAGTTGGAAAGCGAAATGCGCAGACCTCCAGGCGTTGGAGGAAGCCGTCTTGCTGCCCGTGGACGCCGAGAAGCGGCGCACGGAGGCAAACGAGCAACTGAGTCTAGCTCATTCAACTCTGCGGCTAGCACAGTCGCAGTTGGAGCGGGTCAATAAACAATTGGCAGAACTTCAGACGCCCGAGGCGGTCCTGAGAGAGCAAGAACGTATCGACCAGCTCTACCGACGACTCGGAAGCCACGAGAAGAACGCCGAAGACCGCGGCACGCTGGAAGCGAGAAGGCGAGCGGCCCGAAACAACGCCCGGCAGACGGTCGATAGGCTCGGCTGGAGCGTCTCCCTAGAAGAAGTCGAGAAGAGTCGCTTAGCGGACCACAAGAAGGTCACGATCCGCACGCTGGCGAAACAACACGGCGAGATCGTGCAGCGGCTCAGCAGCGCGACGAAGCTGAACGCCAAGTCGGGCAAGCGACTCCAAACGCTTGAGCAGGAGCTTACCGGCGCATCTGTCGGGAGCGAAACCAAGGGGCTCACGCAAGCACTGGCGGAAGCGAATTCGTTGCTCGATGTCTTCGCAGGGCTCGAGGCAAGACGGGACACGATAAATCGCCTCCGGCGTGAAGCGGACGAGGCGCTCGCTCGTCTTCCGTTGTGGAGTGGCACGCTGGATGAGCTGCGACGGATGAAGACGCCGACAGAGGCGGCTGTCGAAGAGTTCGACGAGCGGCGACGCGACATCACGACGCGACTCAGCGCCCTTCAGGAACGAATGCAAGAGAATACCGAGAGCGAAGCCAGCCTGTTGGAAAAGCTGGCGGCTCTCGAAAAAGGGGACGTGGTTCCCACCGAAGCAGAGCTTCTGGAAGCCCGAGCGATCCGCGATCGTGGCGTGCGGCTCGCGGTCGACACCCTTGAGGGGCGAACGCCGGAATCGCGGGAAATTGAGAAGTTCATCGGCGAGGTCCGGGAGGGAGAAGCTTTATCGTCGGCCCTCGGGCCGAGCGTGCTGCGGGCGGACAAGGTGGTCGATCGCCTGCGGCGTGAGGCGGACCATGTTGCGGCGAAGGCCCAACTGGTCACTCAGCGAGACTCGCTTAGCCGTCAGAGGCAGAACCTCACGTCGAGCATTGAGGCAGCCGAAGCCGAGCAGCGTCGCTACGCCGAGGAGTGGAACAGCCGATGGGCCTCAAGCGGTCTGACTCCCCTTTCGCCACCCGAGATGCGTTCGTGGCTGCGTCAGCACGCCCAGCTGCTGGAGTCGGCTAGCGAGGTCACTTCGCAGTCCGAGGCGCTCGACGCGGACGAGCGACGATGCGAGTCGATAAGAACCGACTTGCTGAAAGAGCTGTCGGCCGTCGGCACGGAAGCTAAGGGAACGGGCCTGGATGGGCTCGCCGACCTCGCGCAACACCACATCGAGAGCTTGCGGAGCGAGCGGGCGCGTCGAGAGCAGCTAGCGGCGGACATCGAGCGGGTGAAAGTGGAATCGGACGAAGCTGGCGAGGAGCTGCGCGAAGCGGAAGAGTTTCTAAGCGCGTGGCGGGTCTCTTGGGCTGAAGCGATGGCTCTGCTCCAGTTGCCGGCCGACGCGTTACCCGAAGAAGCCGAGTCCATGCTCTCGAATCTTGATCAGCTGTTCCGCGAACTGGACGAGGCGGACGGTTTTCGGGGGAGGGTTTACGGAATCGACAAGACTGCCGAAGAATTCTCCCTGGCCGCCCAAGAACTCGCGTCCGTCATCGCCCCCGACCTCGCGGGACGGCCGGTAGAAGAGCTGGTCGCCACGTTAAACACTCGGGTCAGCGAAGCGCGTCGCGTCGATCAACAGGTCAAGACGCTAACCGAACAGCGTGCAACGCAGGAAGGGCTGGTGCGTGACGCCGAGGCGAGCGCCGCGAAGTCTCAGGCGGTCTTGGATGGCCTCCTCAGCGAAGCGGGGTGCACGAACACTCAGGAACTGTCAAAGGCAATCGAGCGTTCTGCTCAAAAGCGAGCGCTGCAACAGCAAGTCGAGGAGCTTAAGACACAACTCGCGCCGCATTGCGGTGGGCAGACGTTGGACGAGTTCCAGGAGGACGCGACGACGGAAGACCCCGACCGCCTAGCGAGCAAGATGGCAGAGGTGGAAGGCCTTGTAACTCGGCTGAGAGAACAGCGAGAGGCGTCGCTAACGGCGGCGGAACGTGAAGCGAGTGCGCTGACGAGGTTCGACGGGGGCGATGCGGCCGCGGAGAAAGAAGCCTTGCGGCAGTCGTTGCTTACGCAGGTAGAAGAAGACGTGCGCGAGTACGTTGTAACGACGGTGGCCTCGAATCTCTTACGGCGCGCCATCGAAAGGTACCAAGAACGCTCGCAAGGCCCCGTCTTATCCCTGGCGAGCGATCGCTTCCAGCAGTTGACGTGCGGAGCGTTCGCAGGCTTGAAAGCCGACTACGACGAGTCCGGGAATGACATTCTGGTCGGTGTACGGGCGGATGGTAGTAGCCCGCTACGCGTGGAAGGGATGAGCGAAGGCTCACGGGATCAACTCTATCTGGCGTTGCGGCTGGCGACGCTTGAACACTGGTTCGACCATCACGAGCCCGTCCCCTTCATTGTTGACGATGTCTTGTTGAGCTTCGATGATGCACGGGCGGAAGCGACCTTGGGGGCGCTGATAGAATTGTCGGCTCGCACGCAAGTGCTCTTCTTCACCCACCACGACCACCTCGTCTCCCTGGCAAGGAAAGTTAGCGATATCCACAGCGGCGATTCGAGCGTGCATGTCGTGACGGCTTGGAACGGCCAAAGTTGA
- a CDS encoding helix-turn-helix domain-containing protein has protein sequence MPYERSYEIEQRLKAVLRCIATGSYSTPQIAEELGVSVPTVSRNVLALRERGHAIRSEKRGDGWRYVLEGTTGAEKDTPQPRKGAHA, from the coding sequence ATGCCCTACGAGCGTTCCTACGAGATTGAACAGCGCCTCAAAGCGGTCCTCCGTTGCATCGCGACGGGGAGCTACTCGACCCCGCAGATCGCCGAGGAGCTGGGCGTGTCGGTGCCCACCGTCTCGCGCAATGTGCTCGCCCTACGCGAACGCGGCCACGCCATCCGCTCCGAGAAGCGAGGCGATGGCTGGCGGTACGTCCTAGAGGGAACCACCGGCGCCGAGAAAGACACCCCCCAACCCCGGAAAGGCGCCCACGCATGA
- a CDS encoding AAA family ATPase, with product MKAEMIKRIVRAIADGSQEDLSRLAQRVVETERERGHERLAGELSQILAGGKSAKPSRPTTQDPGSHLRELPLSRRSGELLLSVLPRESLEHHMVLPPAVEERFARVEREYAARERLGAYGLRNRKRILLYGRPGCGKSLGAQRLAWNTGLPLLKVRFDALISSFFGESATNLRAVFDAARERPCVLLLDECDFIARSRTSGRDIGEASRIVNSLLQLMEEYDAPGLLVATTNIDTELDNALFRRFDEILEVPPPGPAEIEQLLKMTLSAVEVSPSVKWRPLVGKLAGSSAAIVVKVARDAAKAAVLEGKKVVTQTLLEGAIADRRCEGEDAAGA from the coding sequence ATGAAAGCCGAGATGATCAAGAGGATCGTCCGCGCGATCGCTGACGGGTCGCAGGAGGACTTGTCGCGATTGGCCCAGCGGGTCGTCGAGACGGAGCGGGAGCGCGGCCACGAGCGGTTGGCGGGCGAGCTGTCGCAGATCCTCGCGGGGGGCAAATCCGCCAAACCATCCCGCCCGACTACGCAGGACCCGGGGAGTCATCTCCGCGAACTGCCGCTGAGCCGGCGCAGCGGCGAGCTGCTGCTGTCGGTACTCCCGCGCGAGTCGCTCGAACACCACATGGTGCTCCCGCCAGCGGTCGAGGAGCGGTTTGCGCGGGTCGAGCGCGAGTACGCCGCACGCGAACGCTTGGGCGCCTATGGTCTCCGCAATCGCAAGAGAATCCTGCTCTACGGCCGCCCCGGTTGCGGCAAATCCCTCGGCGCCCAGCGGCTGGCGTGGAACACCGGCCTGCCGCTGCTGAAGGTCCGCTTCGACGCCCTGATCTCGTCGTTTTTTGGGGAATCGGCCACAAACCTGCGGGCCGTGTTCGACGCCGCCCGCGAGCGTCCCTGCGTGCTGCTGCTGGACGAGTGCGACTTCATCGCCCGCTCGCGCACCAGCGGCCGCGACATTGGCGAGGCCTCCCGAATCGTCAACTCGCTCCTGCAATTGATGGAAGAGTACGACGCCCCGGGCCTGTTGGTGGCGACCACGAACATTGACACCGAGCTCGACAACGCCCTGTTCCGCCGCTTCGACGAGATCCTGGAGGTCCCTCCCCCGGGTCCGGCCGAAATCGAGCAGCTCCTGAAGATGACGCTCAGCGCGGTCGAGGTTTCGCCGAGCGTCAAGTGGCGTCCCTTGGTGGGCAAACTAGCCGGCTCTTCGGCGGCCATCGTCGTGAAAGTCGCGCGCGACGCGGCCAAAGCGGCGGTGCTCGAGGGTAAGAAGGTGGTCACACAGACGCTGCTGGAAGGGGCAATCGCCGATCGGCGCTGCGAAGGAGAGGACGCAGCAGGCGCCTAA
- a CDS encoding S8 family peptidase yields the protein MPPDHQFEHLPLVFKHHGPARLTGGGSDADLTKEFRRNRKSHSTTLLSSLTAASDAWRKTQVARREQDAPEVEAGIPLVLQVDTSLDLDDLRRQFAFEVVAEEEDGYVIVASEDVDLALFRQKVKDFAGGGTGSGNIAKVHELLDSDTQEDRLRRVLSERLFAEWPEMQDDALYICDVGIACTGNWAAPNPFKPRAHWKAETNQRHEEKNRAEVQAAYDRWDELREDRRAEVKRITDHYGAEVLGEYEKAVPVPDSFTLRVRIAARGLKDLVLSYPYVFEVTEPDEIETPQQQARDLEDQLAEIEFQAPAPDAPVVCVIDSGIQEEHRWLAAAVDGSVSKSFLPAPDADSVADHVAGGGHGTRVAGAVLYGRTIPKSGVVPLEARLQNARVLNGRCEMPREMFPPEVLEQVVEHFHRVGNTRLFNQSVNADSPCRTTHMSAWAAEIDRLSHENDILVVQSTGNLKTDRPAPRPGVAQLLETGRPYPDYLDQPACRLANPAQSLQAMTVGSVAIETLEQDGWRSIATASGAPSAFGRSGPGIWGVIKPEVVEQGGDFLVSDGAPPAVATPDVGANCYTELVRSTRNGGPAHARDCVGTSFAAPQVARIAARLQAVLPEEPCLLYRALIAQSARWPAWANGLSPAEQAALLRRIGYGIPDLDRATTNTDQRVTLITSGKTKLEAGGCHIYQVPVPERLRRPGEDHQIRIDVTLSYSTATRRTRRKHAYQATWLDWVTNRRDELLEPFVERAIKREAEYANQGRETFNWTVHPQVQYGLSGANRSAGTLQKDWAYINSYNLPRDFCIAVRGHQGWNTSPDSSAAYTLAVTFEATGGELSVYEEVRAEVLELIVQAEQEVEISD from the coding sequence ATGCCACCCGACCACCAGTTCGAGCACCTCCCGCTTGTTTTTAAGCATCACGGCCCGGCGCGCCTCACCGGAGGCGGCTCCGACGCCGACCTCACCAAAGAATTCCGTCGCAATCGCAAGAGCCACTCGACGACACTCCTGTCGAGCCTGACGGCGGCGTCCGACGCATGGCGAAAAACTCAGGTGGCCCGACGTGAGCAGGACGCGCCGGAGGTGGAAGCAGGCATCCCCCTGGTGCTCCAGGTCGATACGTCCTTGGACCTGGACGACCTGCGTCGGCAGTTCGCATTCGAGGTCGTGGCGGAGGAAGAGGATGGCTATGTGATTGTCGCTTCGGAAGACGTCGATCTGGCTCTCTTTCGGCAGAAGGTGAAGGATTTTGCGGGAGGGGGGACCGGATCGGGAAACATCGCGAAGGTCCACGAGCTGCTCGACAGCGACACGCAAGAAGATCGGCTTCGGCGCGTGCTCTCCGAGCGCCTCTTCGCGGAGTGGCCCGAAATGCAGGACGACGCCTTATACATCTGCGACGTCGGCATCGCCTGCACCGGTAACTGGGCGGCCCCGAATCCGTTCAAGCCACGCGCTCACTGGAAAGCGGAGACGAACCAGCGGCACGAAGAAAAGAATCGTGCTGAGGTTCAGGCAGCCTACGACCGCTGGGACGAGCTGCGTGAGGACCGTCGGGCGGAGGTCAAGCGGATCACGGACCACTACGGCGCCGAGGTGCTCGGCGAGTACGAGAAGGCCGTGCCTGTTCCCGATAGCTTCACGCTCCGCGTGCGTATCGCAGCTCGGGGGCTCAAGGACCTGGTGCTCAGCTACCCCTATGTATTCGAGGTGACCGAGCCGGACGAGATCGAGACGCCGCAGCAGCAGGCCCGCGACCTGGAGGACCAACTGGCGGAGATAGAGTTCCAGGCTCCAGCTCCCGACGCCCCGGTGGTTTGCGTGATCGACAGCGGCATTCAGGAGGAACACCGCTGGCTGGCGGCGGCCGTCGATGGGAGCGTGTCGAAGAGCTTCTTGCCGGCGCCGGACGCCGATTCGGTGGCGGACCATGTCGCTGGCGGCGGACACGGCACCCGGGTCGCCGGCGCCGTGTTGTACGGCCGCACAATTCCCAAGTCGGGGGTCGTGCCCCTCGAAGCTCGCCTCCAGAACGCTCGAGTGCTGAACGGTCGTTGCGAGATGCCACGCGAGATGTTTCCGCCTGAAGTGCTGGAGCAAGTCGTCGAGCATTTCCACCGAGTCGGCAATACGCGACTCTTTAATCAGTCGGTAAACGCCGACAGCCCCTGCCGCACCACGCATATGTCGGCTTGGGCGGCGGAAATCGACCGCCTCTCGCACGAAAACGACATTCTCGTCGTTCAAAGCACGGGCAATCTCAAGACCGATCGTCCCGCGCCACGCCCTGGGGTGGCGCAGCTTTTGGAGACGGGAAGGCCCTACCCGGATTATCTCGATCAGCCCGCCTGCCGGCTCGCCAACCCGGCGCAGAGCTTGCAGGCGATGACCGTCGGGTCGGTCGCGATCGAGACGCTTGAACAAGACGGTTGGCGGAGCATCGCTACGGCCAGCGGCGCTCCCTCGGCTTTTGGTCGCTCGGGGCCGGGCATTTGGGGCGTGATCAAGCCGGAGGTCGTCGAGCAGGGTGGCGATTTTCTGGTGAGCGATGGCGCTCCGCCGGCCGTGGCGACTCCTGATGTGGGCGCCAACTGCTATACAGAACTGGTTCGGTCGACAAGAAACGGCGGACCCGCACACGCCCGCGACTGCGTAGGGACTTCTTTCGCGGCGCCGCAGGTCGCCAGGATTGCGGCCCGCCTGCAAGCGGTGCTGCCCGAAGAACCTTGCCTGCTCTACCGAGCGCTGATTGCCCAGTCGGCGCGGTGGCCGGCCTGGGCAAACGGCCTCTCGCCCGCCGAGCAGGCCGCCCTCTTGCGACGCATCGGATACGGCATCCCCGACCTCGACCGGGCGACAACCAACACCGATCAGCGGGTCACGCTCATCACCAGCGGTAAGACGAAGCTCGAAGCAGGCGGCTGTCACATCTATCAGGTGCCGGTCCCGGAGCGGTTGCGGCGCCCCGGAGAAGATCACCAGATACGGATTGACGTGACGCTCTCCTACTCCACCGCGACGCGGCGGACGCGGCGAAAGCACGCCTATCAGGCGACTTGGCTCGACTGGGTGACCAACCGACGGGACGAGTTGTTGGAACCATTCGTGGAGCGCGCGATTAAGCGCGAAGCCGAGTATGCGAACCAGGGGCGCGAGACGTTCAATTGGACGGTACACCCGCAAGTGCAGTATGGTCTGAGCGGCGCCAACCGCAGTGCGGGCACACTGCAAAAGGACTGGGCCTATATCAATTCTTACAACCTGCCGAGGGATTTTTGCATCGCGGTGCGGGGGCACCAGGGCTGGAACACCTCGCCCGATTCATCAGCCGCTTATACGCTAGCCGTAACCTTCGAAGCGACGGGCGGCGAATTATCGGTCTACGAAGAAGTCAGGGCCGAGGTGCTGGAACTAATTGTGCAAGCTGAGCAAGAGGTAGAGATATCCGACTAG
- a CDS encoding RNA-directed DNA polymerase, whose translation MRLVPAPKSDLYPWVFKDGAWQPGPKTKKFVRPLAHLALRDQVLATAVMICLADCVETIQGDSDLPTADARKAGVTSYGNRLLVDWVSGDATPQSGHFTWGNAALYRKYYLDYQAFLKRPIDICRQQLSLTPEDAELGVVTIDLQGFYDAIPVDEAIAALKNLSKEAGHRNDLRFWQAVKSCFAWTWDKSDAQSKTLLKSKKLPSGLPQGLVAAGFFSNAYMVDFDRRLARTIKRAKPDVGKGWRILDYCRYVDDIRLVVAGPIASDGEDIPRLCGDWINKQLTKYIKGQQCNDGKSAFATHEEVESRTMRPVLMAAIQDKLSGPIDLQSLEEAGLALDGLLNTVGNSEAVGGATEAKPQDDQHDKTLALERIHAPRHSVRDDTVARFAAFRQLKALRARRFLLAAEPAGVRSTALRRLDAEVESSARRMVWMWSRDPSLVIVLRHAMNLCPTPELIEPVLEALRSVIGPDGLKKQDGKEEAFDQAAAWYTAGELLKAGVIETGFEASPSELPEKADLEGYRESLADFSEELLREARTPWFVARQAAVFLLSVGRIPLPSTALRKTIGNDYIALLKVAKGGISLAGDGSRLLPLLLVLDQLCNHRSKTLTRLRKYFLSLTPEEAPHEVERLVLANLQIAIDLRAHLIAKRSSKRKYVPLIATLPNDDERDKHETTDLGRNATLGEVMGARDNPFAQETAALQLLKKLAEALRVGEIHQEQLQPQSLRLSINAPWRTLKNPRRKQTLGVHQIDSKHADPRYVNPTWANGERGELYALGRLLRSAVLGSNDFTASSFELSQYRDGYSGLKSSWFKRQHGLSTDLSASEWDTTSRSPWFASLVAHLLSWPGSRVDPDGEFTQLRTVDGLLKVVSSRLTVLKKMFGRATDLPVYDCDLRLELKSPPTLSMALVQTVRPTRDDFIAHGADLGSSAFRPVHRGHLASMLRLTYEHLALRPSYDKKAVVDFVVLPELSVHLDDLDLVERFIDATQAIVFCGLSFFNDARRGGLVNSGLWLIPERRKSGRSFRRLLQGKHHLTEEETKLGVLPHRPHQHVLKVRGLANQKPFAISAAICFDATDLSLAADLRDQTDMLIVAANNKDVPTFDTMATSLSWHMFQHVAIVNSGEFGGSVVSAPYRERHQRVLKHDHGGLQAAISIVEIDLSDYQRMREHPPRKLKTPPAGFARH comes from the coding sequence ATGCGACTGGTACCGGCGCCCAAGTCGGACCTCTATCCGTGGGTGTTCAAAGACGGGGCGTGGCAACCGGGGCCAAAGACAAAGAAGTTCGTCCGACCGCTGGCGCACCTAGCCTTACGCGACCAGGTGCTCGCGACGGCGGTAATGATCTGTTTGGCGGACTGTGTCGAGACCATTCAAGGCGACAGCGACCTACCGACCGCAGACGCGAGGAAGGCGGGTGTCACAAGCTATGGGAATCGACTTTTGGTCGACTGGGTCAGCGGTGACGCAACGCCGCAATCGGGTCACTTCACGTGGGGCAATGCAGCACTTTATCGCAAGTACTACCTAGACTACCAAGCGTTCCTAAAACGCCCCATCGACATCTGCCGTCAGCAACTTTCACTTACGCCGGAGGACGCTGAGCTTGGTGTAGTTACGATCGACCTACAAGGTTTCTACGACGCAATTCCAGTCGACGAGGCAATCGCCGCCTTGAAGAACCTCTCCAAGGAAGCGGGGCATAGAAACGACCTTCGCTTCTGGCAGGCCGTTAAGAGTTGCTTTGCCTGGACGTGGGACAAGTCGGACGCCCAGTCTAAAACGTTGCTTAAGAGCAAGAAGCTGCCGTCTGGGCTTCCCCAGGGGCTCGTCGCCGCCGGGTTCTTTAGCAACGCGTACATGGTCGATTTTGACCGCAGGCTGGCCCGAACGATTAAGCGAGCAAAGCCGGACGTCGGAAAGGGGTGGCGTATCCTCGACTACTGCCGGTACGTCGATGACATCCGACTGGTGGTCGCCGGACCGATCGCCTCCGATGGAGAAGACATACCACGGTTGTGCGGCGACTGGATAAACAAGCAGTTGACGAAGTATATCAAAGGGCAGCAGTGTAATGATGGAAAGTCGGCTTTCGCCACGCATGAAGAGGTGGAGAGTCGGACGATGCGACCGGTCTTGATGGCGGCGATCCAGGACAAGCTTAGTGGCCCGATCGATCTCCAGTCGCTCGAAGAGGCGGGGCTAGCCCTCGACGGCTTACTGAACACCGTTGGTAACAGTGAAGCCGTCGGAGGCGCTACGGAAGCAAAGCCGCAGGACGACCAGCACGACAAGACGCTTGCTTTGGAGCGGATACACGCCCCTCGCCACAGCGTGCGCGACGACACCGTAGCGCGCTTCGCGGCGTTTCGACAGCTCAAGGCACTCCGGGCTCGCCGTTTCTTGCTTGCGGCTGAGCCGGCCGGAGTACGCTCGACGGCTCTAAGACGGCTCGACGCGGAGGTCGAGTCCTCGGCGCGGCGGATGGTTTGGATGTGGAGTCGCGATCCTTCCCTTGTGATCGTCCTACGACATGCGATGAACCTTTGCCCTACGCCAGAGCTGATCGAGCCGGTGCTCGAAGCGCTTCGGTCGGTAATAGGGCCGGACGGACTCAAGAAGCAGGACGGTAAAGAGGAGGCATTTGACCAGGCCGCTGCGTGGTACACCGCCGGCGAGCTGCTCAAGGCGGGGGTGATTGAGACGGGGTTCGAGGCGTCTCCTTCCGAGCTGCCGGAGAAGGCCGACTTAGAGGGGTACCGGGAGTCACTTGCGGATTTTTCTGAAGAGCTGTTGAGAGAGGCTCGCACGCCATGGTTTGTCGCGCGTCAGGCGGCTGTGTTCCTGCTGTCTGTAGGTCGCATACCGTTGCCGTCCACCGCACTCCGCAAAACGATCGGCAACGACTATATCGCTCTACTCAAAGTTGCGAAAGGCGGCATTTCTCTAGCAGGCGACGGCAGCCGCTTGCTGCCACTCCTTCTCGTACTCGACCAACTGTGTAACCATCGGTCGAAAACCCTCACGAGACTCAGAAAGTACTTCTTGTCCCTGACGCCTGAAGAAGCGCCGCACGAGGTGGAACGACTAGTGCTCGCGAATCTTCAGATTGCGATCGATCTTCGTGCGCATCTAATTGCGAAGCGTTCCTCGAAACGGAAGTATGTGCCGCTGATTGCCACACTACCCAACGACGACGAGCGCGACAAACACGAAACCACCGATCTTGGCAGGAACGCAACTCTTGGCGAAGTAATGGGGGCGCGGGACAACCCATTCGCACAGGAAACGGCAGCGCTGCAGCTCCTGAAAAAGCTCGCGGAAGCCTTGAGAGTGGGCGAGATCCACCAAGAACAACTGCAACCGCAAAGCTTGCGGCTCAGTATCAACGCGCCCTGGCGGACCCTAAAAAATCCTCGTCGCAAGCAGACTCTCGGCGTGCATCAAATTGACAGCAAACATGCCGACCCTCGCTATGTCAATCCGACGTGGGCCAACGGGGAACGGGGGGAGCTGTACGCGCTGGGGCGGCTCCTCCGGTCCGCTGTTCTGGGTTCCAATGACTTCACTGCTTCGAGCTTCGAGCTGTCGCAGTATCGTGACGGCTACTCCGGCCTCAAGAGTTCTTGGTTCAAGCGCCAGCACGGCCTATCGACCGACTTATCGGCCTCGGAATGGGACACGACCAGCCGGTCTCCCTGGTTCGCTTCCCTGGTAGCGCATCTGCTTAGCTGGCCAGGCAGCCGCGTTGATCCGGACGGCGAGTTTACCCAACTCCGGACCGTGGACGGCCTGCTGAAAGTAGTCAGCTCGCGGCTAACGGTGCTCAAAAAGATGTTTGGTCGCGCGACCGACCTTCCCGTGTATGACTGCGACCTACGCCTTGAGCTTAAGTCTCCGCCAACGCTGTCGATGGCGCTCGTGCAGACCGTCCGACCTACCCGTGACGATTTTATAGCACACGGGGCCGATCTCGGGTCGAGCGCTTTCCGGCCCGTGCATCGGGGGCACCTCGCCTCAATGCTCCGCCTAACCTACGAGCACTTGGCGCTGCGTCCTAGTTACGACAAGAAGGCAGTCGTCGACTTCGTGGTGCTCCCCGAACTGAGCGTTCACCTAGACGATTTAGACCTCGTAGAACGCTTCATCGACGCGACGCAAGCGATTGTTTTCTGCGGCCTCTCGTTTTTTAACGACGCGCGGCGAGGCGGCCTCGTTAATAGTGGATTGTGGCTTATCCCCGAGCGCCGGAAATCGGGCCGGAGCTTTCGTCGGCTGTTGCAGGGAAAGCACCACCTCACCGAGGAAGAAACGAAACTGGGTGTGCTCCCCCACCGCCCCCACCAACATGTTCTCAAGGTCCGTGGCCTTGCGAATCAGAAACCGTTCGCGATCTCCGCGGCGATCTGCTTCGACGCGACGGACCTCTCACTCGCCGCCGACCTGCGCGACCAAACCGATATGCTGATTGTGGCGGCGAACAATAAAGACGTGCCGACGTTTGACACGATGGCGACGTCGCTCAGCTGGCACATGTTTCAACACGTCGCCATCGTGAACAGCGGCGAATTTGGCGGATCGGTTGTCAGTGCTCCTTACAGGGAAAGGCATCAGCGGGTGCTCAAGCACGACCACGGAGGTCTCCAGGCCGCGATATCGATTGTCGAGATCGACCTCAGCGACTACCAGCGGATGCGCGAACATCCGCCTAGAAAACTGAAAACACCCCCCGCAGGCTTTGCACGGCACTAA